A window of Hypomesus transpacificus isolate Combined female chromosome 7, fHypTra1, whole genome shotgun sequence genomic DNA:
AGGGATAAAATaagtcagaacacacacacagtaacactgaAGGCGTGtgttctagaacacacacacagtaacactgaAGGCGTGtgttctagaacacacacacagtaacactgaAGGCATGTgttctacaacacacacagtaacactgaAGGCGTGTgttctacaacacacacagtaacactgaAGGCGTGTGTTCTACCTGGAAGGTGATGCTGTCGCCAATGTCATACTTCCTGGCTGCgatctccttcacctccttctcAATGTTCTCCTGTGTAGTCCCCTTCACATCGATGTAGTAGCAGTCTGAGCTGGCGTAGTGGCAAGAGAtggcctaacacacacacacaaggataaACATTCCAAAGGGGTCGTGTATGTGTTCTAGGGAGAGGGGTGTTTGGTTGGAGAGTTACCTTGCGGAAGCCCTGTGTCTGGTTCATGCCAGAGCCgtggatgaggagagggtggaagaacactgtgtctcccttctccatctccaggTGCACTCTGGGATGCTGGGAGTCAAAGTCTCGGATGCCGTGGTACATCTTATTCACCCCACCCTGAGGAGACACAGGTGACAGTGATGACACATGTGCCATTATCTGAGAGTGTTTGTAGCACCAgtacatgttgtgtgtgtgtgtgtgtgtggggggggggagtttgtttacatgtgcaagtgtgatgttgtgtgagtgtctcaCCTAGACACCCCATTGTATGGcagtgcttgcatgtgtgtgctgccAGTGAGAGTGTAGTgttccacccacacccacagacacacccacagacacacccacaggcGTGTGTCTCACCTCCCACTCTGGGTAGTCATGTTCCTTGAGGATGCCAGTGTGTGTTCCGGGCAGCACCACCAGACAGCCGTTCTGCCTCGTCACCCGCTCCATGGCGGTCCAGGAACACACGATGCGGTCCGCCGGCCGGAAGGGGAAGTAGTGTAGGTCCTGGTGCATGGGGTGGCGGGATGTCTTCTTGCCTGAGagcagggtcaaaggtcagaggtcaggggaacATATGTACTGATGATCTGCACACACTGTGGAGATATTGAGGTGGTTTCTGGcttgaggtcaggggtcagtttTTGGCTCAGCACCTGCATCTGGGGGCTTGTTGATCAGCATGGTGTGCATGGCCATGACGTTGGGTCCAGTGAAACACTCCACAAACTTCAGGATCTAAGGCGGAAACACGGAAACATGTTAAACATGTGAACTGGATCAAG
This region includes:
- the phyh gene encoding phytanoyl-CoA dioxygenase, peroxisomal, with translation MSRAADRLKVFLNHLDRSSFIQASSTSGQNVAYYHPQALRYTLDNDLLTPDQRISYEENGFVLIKNLVSDEDIDRFRRAFERICRREVQVPGLVVMRDVAISRSEFVQDQKAVSKLQDFQEDSELFRYCSLPQILKFVECFTGPNVMAMHTMLINKPPDAGKKTSRHPMHQDLHYFPFRPADRIVCSWTAMERVTRQNGCLVVLPGTHTGILKEHDYPEWEGGVNKMYHGIRDFDSQHPRVHLEMEKGDTVFFHPLLIHGSGMNQTQGFRKAISCHYASSDCYYIDVKGTTQENIEKEVKEIAARKYDIGDSITFQDTWAVRGRLVQGDRTSL